A DNA window from Kitasatospora atroaurantiaca contains the following coding sequences:
- the rfbC gene encoding dTDP-4-dehydrorhamnose 3,5-epimerase — MKFRELAIEGAFEITPQLHGDPRGLFAEWYRFDRLAEVVGHPLRLAQGNLSVSARGVVRGIHFADVPPGQAKYVTCVRGAVLDVIVDLRVGSPTFGRWEGVRLDDVDRRAVYISEGLGHGFCALTDDATLSYLCSETYNPTGEHAVHPLDPDLGIEWPADAPQLSARDEAAPSLAEAVASGLLPSYEVCRAFTGSLNG; from the coding sequence GTGAAGTTCCGCGAGTTGGCGATCGAGGGCGCCTTCGAGATCACCCCGCAGCTGCACGGCGACCCGCGCGGACTGTTCGCCGAGTGGTACCGCTTCGACCGGCTCGCCGAGGTGGTCGGCCACCCGCTGCGGCTCGCCCAGGGCAACCTGTCGGTGTCCGCGCGCGGTGTGGTGCGCGGCATCCACTTCGCCGACGTGCCGCCGGGGCAGGCGAAGTACGTGACCTGCGTGCGCGGTGCGGTGCTGGACGTGATCGTGGACCTGCGGGTCGGCTCCCCCACCTTCGGCCGCTGGGAGGGCGTCCGGCTGGACGACGTGGACCGCCGCGCCGTCTACATCTCCGAGGGCCTCGGGCACGGCTTCTGCGCGCTCACCGACGACGCCACACTGTCGTACCTCTGCTCGGAGACCTACAACCCGACCGGTGAGCACGCGGTGCACCCGCTCGACCCGGACCTGGGCATCGAGTGGCCGGCGGACGCCCCGCAGCTCTCCGCCCGGGACGAGGCCGCGCCCTCGCTGGCGGAGGCCGTCGCGAGCGGGCTGCTGCCCTCGTACGAGGTGTGTCGCGCGTTCACCGGCTCGCTGAACGGCTAG